The Anaerolineae bacterium genome contains a region encoding:
- a CDS encoding acylphosphatase — protein MNTEKKISSDKKIRAHTVIAGRVQGVFFRMETKQAADHAGVFGWVRNKRDGNVEALLEGDEESVKSVLEWCRKGPPLACVKSVNVEFEDYKGEFKKFEITY, from the coding sequence ATGAATACTGAAAAGAAGATCAGTTCTGATAAAAAAATTAGAGCCCATACGGTAATTGCCGGCAGGGTGCAGGGTGTTTTTTTTAGAATGGAGACAAAACAGGCGGCTGATCATGCAGGGGTGTTTGGATGGGTGAGAAATAAAAGGGACGGAAATGTTGAAGCGCTGCTTGAAGGGGATGAAGAGAGTGTAAAATCGGTTCTTGAGTGGTGCAGAAAAGGCCCGCCGCTTGCCTGTGTAAAGAGTGTGAATGTAGAGTTTGAAGATTATAAAGGTGAGTTTAAGAAATTTGAAATTACTTATTAA
- a CDS encoding HU family DNA-binding protein — protein MTKAELVENMAKDAGISKVAASTALNAFMDSITKALKKKDGKVTLVGFGTFSKVRRKARKGRNPQTGAPIKIKACNVVKFRPGKKLKSSI, from the coding sequence ATGACAAAGGCTGAATTGGTAGAAAATATGGCAAAAGATGCTGGCATTTCTAAAGTCGCGGCTTCAACAGCGCTAAATGCTTTTATGGATAGTATAACAAAGGCGCTTAAGAAAAAAGACGGCAAGGTTACGCTGGTAGGGTTTGGAACTTTTTCAAAAGTCCGTCGCAAGGCTCGCAAAGGACGCAACCCTCAAACAGGAGCGCCCATCAAAATCAAAGCTTGCAACGTTGTAAAATTTCGCCCCGGCAAAAAACTAAAGAGCTCCATCTAA